Proteins encoded within one genomic window of Fibrobacter sp. UWB16:
- a CDS encoding beta-ketoacyl synthase chain length factor gives MQKIFIERLASFVPTEARPKPDVSFVPMLTRRRLSYISRMVVLVSDQVSRDKDGNKLTPCKVTFASQFGEISQQLKISQTLLDTGMVSPAHFSLSVFNASIANASILETNTAGYSAVFSGKDAFTTGLTDCIAALESESADTRTFIFADELIPETYAPVAGVPYPNAVCAIALRLTTDESKADPTFKNVDIASQLAQLKMLRNNFDTAAEQAIAFLCAIDMQKA, from the coding sequence ATGCAAAAAATTTTCATCGAAAGATTAGCAAGCTTTGTGCCGACAGAAGCACGCCCCAAGCCGGACGTATCATTCGTTCCCATGCTGACGCGCCGCCGTCTGAGCTACATTTCGCGCATGGTAGTTCTCGTAAGCGATCAAGTTTCTCGCGACAAAGATGGCAACAAGCTCACTCCCTGCAAGGTGACATTCGCATCGCAGTTCGGGGAAATCAGCCAGCAGCTGAAAATTTCGCAGACGCTTCTCGACACGGGCATGGTCTCGCCCGCGCATTTTAGCCTTTCGGTCTTTAACGCCTCCATTGCAAATGCATCGATTCTCGAAACGAACACCGCAGGCTATTCCGCCGTATTCTCCGGGAAGGACGCCTTTACCACAGGCCTCACGGATTGCATCGCCGCCCTCGAAAGCGAAAGCGCAGACACGCGCACGTTCATTTTTGCAGACGAGCTCATCCCCGAAACTTATGCTCCCGTCGCAGGCGTCCCTTACCCGAACGCCGTCTGCGCCATTGCACTCCGCCTCACGACCGACGAATCCAAGGCAGACCCGACATTTAAAAACGTCGATATCGCAAGCCAACTAGCGCAGCTCAAGATGTTGCGCAACAACTTCGACACCGCTGCAGAACAAGCCATTGCTTTTCTCTGCGCCATCGACATGCAAAAGGCTTAA